CCGGCACGATGGCCGGGGTGACAGTTCGGAGGCAATGAAAAAAGCAAGTCCGAGGGACTTGCTTTTGAAATTTAATGGATCCTGTCTTGCCATAACAAGAGGGAGGTGCCCAGTCATGCTTCGACTGTGCTCAGCACAAGGGCCGGGCATGACAATTCATTACTTCTTCGGGGTGATGAATTCAAGCCCACCCCGATGAGCGGGCAAGGTTTCTTGCGAAACCTCGCACTCGGATTTTTCTTGCGAAAAATCCTCACTACATGGTTAGGCTTTCGGTTTGATAAACTCAAGCCCACCCATGTACGGACGGAGGACTTCAGGAATCTTGAGCGAGCCGTCTTTCTGCTGGTAGTTGTCGCAGATGCCGACCATCACGCGCGGAGTGGCGAGGCCAGAGCCGTTAAGCGTGTGGAGGTAGACGTTCTTGCCGTTAATCTTGGTCTTGATGTTGGCGCGGCGTGCCTGGTAGTCTTCGAAGTTCGAGCAGGAGCTGACTTCGAGCCACTTCTTTTCGACCGGAGCGTAAACTTCGAGGTCGTAGCACTTGGCTGCACCGAAACCGAGGTCGCCCTTGCAGAGTGCGAGGCGGTGGTAGGGGAGGCCGAGCTTTTCGAGGAGCTTTTCACCGAAACGGGTGAGTTCTTCGTGGTCTTCGTAGCTGTGTTCCGGATGGGCGAAGTAGACCATTTCAACCTTGTTGAACTGGTGCAAGCGGAGGAGACCGCGGGTGTCCTTGCCATAGCTACCAGCTTCGCGGCGGAAGCATGCAGAGTAGGCGCAGATGCGCTTCGGAAGTTCGGATTCCGGAATCACTTCGCCGGCATAGAGGTTTGTGAGCGGGACTTCTGCTGTCGGGATGAGGAACAGGTCGTCGTCTTTGTCGCAGCGGTACATGTCTTCTTCGAACTTCGGGAGCTGACCCGTGCCGCGCATGGTGTTACGGGTAACGAGGTACGGCGGAGTGAATTCTTCGAAGCCGTTCTTCATGTGTTCGTCGAGGAAGAACTGGATGAGGGCGCGTTCGAGGCGAGAGCCGAGACCGCGGTAAACCGGGAAACCGGAACCGGAAATCTTGGCGCCACGTTCAAAGTCAAAAATGCCAAGGCGTTCGCCGAGAGTCTTGTGGTCAACGCGGGCGAAGTCATCGTTCTTGGTGTAGTAGTCAAACGGGATCGGGCCGTCTTTTTCGACAACGTTATCGCTGGAGTCCTTGCCTTCTGGAGAACGTGGAGCGATGTTCGGAACGTGCATGAGCATTTCGGTCTGCTTGTAGTCAAGTTCCTTGAGCTTCTTATCGAGTTCGTCAATCTTGTTGCCAAGTTCGCGTGTGGCGGCCTGGGCTTCGTCTGCATTTTCGCCCTTCTTCTTGAGTTCGCCAATGCGCTTGGACTGGGCGTTGCGTTCGCTCTTGAGGCGTTCGACTTCGGTGAGGAGCGGACGGCGTTCGTTATCGACGGCGAGCACGTCACGAAGGCTTACGGTCGTATATTTCTTTTCGGTTTCAGCAATATAATATTCCGGATTTTCACGGATCTTTTTGATATCAAGCATTTGATTGCCTCGGTTGAAAATTTTTACGCGGAAGAATATAGAAAAGTAGGAAGTAGGAAGTAGGAAGTAGGAAGTGAAAATTTAACGAAAACCAATGATTAATAACTTGCGACTAACAACTAATAGCATAGTTTTACAGGATCCTTCACTAAGCGCTAAATTCTACTAATTATTCTGTTGTTTGCGTTTACATCGGTAATTAAGCGGGACGTATTGTTCCGATATTTTTTGAATATACATTTTAAGTAGGGAAAGGATAAAAACGAAGGGTAAAACATGAAGGAATCAAGAGGAGTACATAATGAAATTTCCTTTATTGCTTTTAGTAGCCGCGTCGTTCTCTTTTGCCCAATGGGGTGGCGGTGGCGGAAAATCGCTAAACGACTATAAAAAAGAATCAGTGTCGGGCAGAGATATCCACGTGTATGCACCGAGCAATCTCGCGCCCAAGAGCCCTTTGCTCATTTCGTGCCATGGCATGGACCAAGACCCCAATTACCAACAGTCCAATACGCATTGGGAAGCGGTTGCCGATACGGCGGGCTTTGTCGTCGTGTATCCTAGAGGTGGAACAGGGATGAGTACCTGGGATATCAGCGGTGACAAGGATACGAAGTGGGTCGTACAAATTATCGAGCAGATGGTCAAGGAATATGACATTGATCCGAAGCGAGTTTATCTTTCTGGATTTTCGATGGGCGGTATGTTCACTTACCATGCCATGAGTAAAATTGCAGATAAAATAGCGGCATTTGCACCGACTTCTGGTACAAATGTGATGGGTGCGTCTAAAGCGATGCGTCCAGTCCCGATTATCCATCCGCATGGAACAAACGATGACGTGCTGAATTACAGCCAGGTTGAAGGGTTTCTTAAGAACTATCGCGACCAGTTCCATTGCCCGTCTCAGGCGGAAGTCCAGAATAACTATCCCAATTCCGAAAATTCGGGTGCAACGATGTATACTTGGGGCCCTTGCGATGAAGGCGTTTATATTAAACACCTTAAGCTTGAAGGCCGTGGCCATAGCCCTTCCAAGGCCGATGTTTCTGACATCTGGAATTTCGTGAAACAGTATTCTTTGGATGGTGCCTCGATTACACCGTCGATTGAAGTTCCTACAAACAGGGATTCCGTGTTTAATGGTTCTTTCTCAGATTCGCTCAAGCTTGCAGGCTGGACGCTCAACAACCACAGTGGCGAAGGCTCCTTGAAATTAACCGATGGCAAGGCCGAAATCAATGTGACCAAGACGGGTACGAATGCTTATGATGTACAAATGATTCAGAATGGCGTCCACTACGAAAAAGGTCAAAGCTACAAGGTGACTTTCGATGCCTATGCATCTGTGGCGAGAACGCTTGAAGTGAATATCGAAAAGGATACGGACCCGTGGACGAGTTACCTGGGCGAGGCGAAGACTTTTGACTTAGGGACTGAGAAAACGAGCTTTGAGATTCTGTTCACCATGAATGAAGCTACGGATGAAAATGGACGCGTTTCTTTCAATGCGGGCCTTGCTACGGGTAGCGTGTTCATTGACAATGTGGTGTTGAGCAAAGTCGAAGGTACGCTTGGTCTTGCGAAGAACGTGCGCGTGCTTACTGGCGAAAGAACGCTTAGCGTGTACGATATGAATGGCGCTTTTATATGTAATCTTAAGGGCGTGCGCGTGAATGACGTCCAGTCGAAATTGAATTCAATGAAGCTGGAAAAAGGCTTGTATGTTGTGAAAAACGGCTCCTTCAGCAGAATTTATTCTGTGAAGTAGTTAAGCGCTCGCAAAAAGCTTTTTGCAAAGTCCATGGCAATTTCTATGTCATGGACTTTTTTGCAATTGTGAATGTTTTGGGAGTGCGTTAAAAATGCGCGCAGTCCGTTTATACCTGTTCTGCTTTTTAGACGAGTGGTTCTGCGAGCAGTGCGAAGGGTTCGGCACCGGTGATGCGGACGCGGAGCGTTTTCCCGGCTGGGAAGGTGCCTTGTAATGCGACGGGGCGGTAGGCCTCGTTGCGGGCGATGGTGGTTCCGGCGCGGTAGCCGGGCTTTTCGGTGACAACGGTGCATTCGTCGCCAATCCATTCGCGGTTGTTCTCGAGAGCGATTTGCTGGAACGCTTCGGCGAGAATAGCTGAACGCTCGTGCTTGATATCGTCGGGGACCGCTTGGTTGGATGCTGTTTCGAGACGCGCGGCGACGGTGCCTGGGCGCGCGACAAAACGCGTGATGTTGCAGACGGTCGGGCGAGTTTCTTTCAAGAGCGTTAACGTGTCGTTGAAATCTGCGGCGGTTTCGCCGGGATAGCCGACGATAAGGTCGGTGCTGAGCGTGAATTTGCGGAATCGCTCGGTAAATGCGTGAGCGAGGGTCGCGTAGTCGCGTGCTGTGTGGCGGCGGTTCATCGCCTTGAGCACGTTTTCGCTGCCGCTTTGGACGGGAATGTGGATGAACTTGTAAATGCGGTCATCCGTGAAGCAATCTAGTAGCGCCTCCTGATAGCTGAGGACATGGCGCGGATTGCCCATGCCGAGGCGGATGCGGTAATTGCCGTTCACGTGTGTGAGGATTCTCTGCGTGAGTTCGGCGATATTCGTGCCGATGTCAAAGCCGTAGCAGGCGCAGTCTTGGCCGGTGAGCTGGATTTCGAGGCAACCGTCATCGACGAGCGCTTGGACTTGATCGACAATTGCGTTGGGTGCAAAGCTGTGGAGGCGGCCTTTGACGAGATGCGTGCTGCAGAAGGCGCATGCGTCGAGACAGCCTTCTTCGATGTTCACGATGCCGACGAACGGGGATTCGCGAAGGACATTGCGAGAGGCTTTATTGCTGTCGGGAGTGCGCGCGTTTATCTGGCTTGAGGGTGATTGCGCGGACTGGGTTGGTAATATTGCCGAATTTTCAAGTTCTTTTAGACTTGTGAATTGTACGTGTGGAACGGTGCGGAGCGCTTCTTCGCGGAAGTCCTTGGGGGCGCAACCCGTGATGTATATGGGAACGCCTGGAAATGTGCTCGCTGCTTTGCGCAGAAGCTTCATGGCGCCTGCATTGCCCTTGACCGTGCAAACGTTCAAGTAGAACGCTTCGGGCTTTTCTGTGCTGAAGTTCGCGGGATTCGCGGCGCTTGTGGAATTCTCGGCATTTACAAGATTCGCGGGCGTCTTGGAAGAAAAACTCGCTGCTCTTGTGGAATGCGCGGCCTTCGCTTCCGGAAACTCGAACGTGACTTCGGATTTTTGGGAGAGAATGCGCGCAATCTTTTCACCGTCACCGAAATTTGCGGCACAGCCCTGGCTTAAAACGACTATCATCTCTTGAATTTTTCCAGCGTGATGCCGGGGTAATAGTGCGTTAAAATCTGGATGTAGCTTTGGCCCGCCTGAGCGCGTGCGCGAGCGCCCATTTGGCAAAGCCCAACGCCATGCCCGAATCCCTTGCCTTTGAGAATCCATTCATTCCCGTTCTTGTGGATGCGGAAAAAACTGGAGGGGAGGATGGTGCCACCGCGCTTGAAAAGCCAGCGGATTTTGTCTGCTTTTGCTGTGAACGAGCCGTTATTCGTTTCGATGACGAGCGTGTGGATGCGACCGCTTTTGAGCGTGTCTTGAATGTGCATCGACTTGATGCTCGAAAAACTTGGGACGTTTGCTTTTGCTTCTTTTGCGTTTATCTGGAATAAATCGTGAAGTTCGTCTTCGGTAAATTCACGAGTCCATTCGGTGTAGTTGGATTCGCGGCACCACGGCGTTCCGTCGGGGCGGAGGTCGGGCTTGTTTTTGAGGTAGGGGTGGTCTGGGCGACCCCAGGTGACTACGCCTTCGGTTTCGCCACCGCAAGTGGAATGGTAATAGGCGGTGATGAATTCTCCGTTGTACGTCATCACGACGCCTTCGGTTTCGCGGACTGCTTTGTCTGTAAGTGCTGTGGCGCTGTGGAGGCCTTTGTAGACTTGGTCGCGTGTGTCGGCGTAAACGTCAAAGCCTTGTGCTGTGCGGCTACCGAAGTGCTTGTAGGCGTAGGTACGTGCGGCAACGGCTTGGGCCTTGAGCGCTTCGAACTTGGATTCGTCGAGTTTGCCGATTTCGTAAGGAACGACACCTCGCAAGTAGTCTTCAATGTCGATGACGTTGATGGCGTTTAGCTTGTTGCCATTGGCGGTGACGATAAATTCACCGTTGTAGCAGGCTTTATTGAGGCCTGCCTTGTCTGTTGCAATGGCAATGCAATCGCTTGCAGATGAACCCGTGGCCTTGAAAACGCGTCGGTCAGCGGTCTGCTGGCGCTTTGATTTTGTCTTGATTTTGAGTTTGCCTTTAGAGGCGGTGATGTGCAGTTCTTCGTTCTTTTGACGGATGAAAATGTTTGGCACACCGACAAAAACACCCACCTGGATAGGGCGGTTGAGCTCTTTCTTGATTTTTTGAGGAACGATGGTCTGCTCGGATACGCTATTTGCTTCGATTGGGCTATACTCAGAATTGCCGGCCGCAAGAGATGGGGTCGCCAAAGAGAGTGTCGTCAAAGCAACTGCTGAAAATATCCGGAGCAGGCCCATGGACCTTATTTCTTTTTGAGCTTCGCCTGGGTTTCTTTTGCCATCTTGCGGAGCTTGGACTGATTCAGCGTGCGGTCTGACGTCGAGATCTTATCGACAAAGAGGTCGCCGTTGAGGTGGTCGCATTCGTGCTGGATGCAGCGGGCGAACAGACCTTCGCAGTTATGAATTTCCTGGGCTTCGCCATTGATGTCAAAGAAACGCACTGTCACGCGGTCCGGACGGACAACGTTGCAGAAAATATCCGGGAGGGAGAGGCATCCTTCATCGTAATCGACGTTCTTGGCATCCGGTTCAGCTTCCCATTCGGGGTTGAACATGATGTAGGGGCGAGGATCTTCTTCGCCTGGGATGGCTGTGTCGATGACCACGAGACGGATGTTCTTGCCAATCTGCGGAGCGGCAAGGCCGCAGCCCGGAGCATCGTACATGGTTTCGAGCATGTCTTTTGCGAGCTGGCGGAGTTCCGGCGTGATTTCGGTGATGGGTTCGCACTTTTTGCGAAGCACCGGGTCACCGTAAATTCTGATGGGGAGAATGGCCATGATTACTTCTTTTCTTCGACCTTAGCGGAAGTGTCGTTGTTGATGACGCGGAGAATGGCTGCCTTTTCGAATTCGATGGTGGAGGTGCCAGTGCGGAGCGTGATGATGTTTTCTTCCATGCTAGCGATGGTGCCGATGATGCCTGCGGCTGTCATGACCTTGTCGCCCTTCTTGAGCTGCTTGCGCATTTCGTCCATCTGCTTCATTTCCTTCTGCTTCGGGCGGATGAAGAAGAGCCACATCACCACAAAGAGGAGGATGAGCGGGAGGAAGCTAGCGAGAGCACCCGGCTGTTCCGGCTGTGCGGCTGCGTCCTGAGCGAAAGCGGCGATGGAGGAAAGAGTCACGAGAAGTGCAGAGAGTTTCATATTGAACCTTGTAAAAGGGTGAATGTTTTATGCAATGAAAAATAGAAATTTAGACGAGAGACGAGAGACGATAGACGAGAGAAATGTCTCTTAAAAACATCTTTCGTCTGTAGGCGGGAAACGCCGTTCTTTCGTCTAACTACTGCCTACTGGCCAGTAATTAATTTTTTATCCAGCAGTGGATAGATTCGATTGAGTTCGAGCAGGTTTAGGAGCCTGTCGAAGTTGGCGCAATATTTTTCTTTGGGGAGCTCTTTGAGGAGCTGCTTTTGCAAAAGCGTTTCGAGGTTGCGCGGGGTGAGGCTCATTCCGTGCATGGTGCGCTTGGTCTGCTCAATCAAATCGTTCAAGTTTACAGCAACGAGACCGTCGGACTGGAGCTCGCCTTTGTCGCAGGCGGCTTTCACGAATGCGGTGAGGATTGCCTGGTCGGTAAGCGAAAGGATGTTCGGCGATGTGCTCTTGTAAATGGCACGATGGCGGAGCGTTTCGTAGAGAATCTTGATCAGTGGCTTGTTCTCTACAGATACGGATTCCGATTGCAAACGGACGAGCTTGAAGTCCTGTAAAATAATTAATAGTTTGTATGTTCCTAGTGCGGAAAGCTTTGAAAATTGAGCGATTTCGTCTTGTAGTGCGACTAAACTAATATCTTTTGCTGGCTCTCTCGAAAGCACGAACAACAGCGACGGGAAAGTTGTTATCAAGTCGCTTTTGCGCTTGTTCTCTTGCGCGATGTGATTGCGCTGCGTGAGGAACGCGAGAATAGACTTGAGCCAGATGGGTTGCTCTTTCATTGTGTTGTGCAAGGCGCTTTGTGGAATGACTTCGATTTCGCAGTCTTCTTCGGCGCGGACCGTGTATTCCATGGGTTCGCCTGCGATGAGGCTGAGTTCGCCAAACGTGGAACCGGGGCCGAAATTTTGGACTTGTGTGCCGTTTTGCTCGTCCTTAGAAGTTGCTGTAAGCGTACCGCTTTTGACGATGTAAAATGAATGGGTGAGGTCGCCTTGCAGGCAGAGATTTTCGCCTTCTCTCAAAATCATTTGACCGTCCCCTTGAGATTTGGCTCGTACTGCAAAGCCAATAAATAGTAATTTACTTTGTCAAAATTAAGGGAGAAAAGATGGTTCTCTTTTTCGATGAACCATTCAAATTGCTGCATCTGGAGCCAGTCTGTAACGCCAACTTCAAGGTTGTGTTCCTTGAATAAATTCATCCATGCGGAACCTTCTATGGTCGTGTCTGGCTCGAGAGTCGATAGCCAAACGAGACATCTCTTTTGCTGGAGCGTGAGCTTGAACGGAAGCCACGGAAGTTCAAGTTCTTGCGTCTTGAGGTAATCCGCAAAAATTTCGAGAAGGCGCGGATCAGGGATGGTAAGCGTCGAGCCATTGGCTTGCTGGATGAGCATCTTGCGACGGATAAGCGTCTTTAGCGCTTCGTTCGCGGCTGGGAACGGCGTTTTGGTAAGCCACGAGAATTCTTGCAACAGCAACTGCTTTTGCAAAATTTCGTCTTTGCTGTAGAATTTGCAGAATGAGGCGAGGCTTTCGAGCGGGTTTTCCGTCTTTGCTGCGCGGATGGACTCGTTGATGCGGCGCGTTTTGGCCGAAATCGCCTTGATAGCTGCCAAAAGCCAGACGGGGAGCGCCTTTAGCTCGGATTCCATGCACTCGTCATTGATGATGGTGATGGTGGAATCGGTGGTCGCCTGGAAAATATAGCGTACGGGTTCGCGTTCAAGCAGGGCGCCTACGCCCACGAGATTTCCGGGATGGATCTTGAAAACGACCTTGTTGTTCGCTTTTGGATCGAGTGCGACAAGCTCACCTTCGTTCAAAAGGATGATTTTCTTGTCTTCGTCCTGAGGTGAGGATACAACAAAACCCGCCTTCACGCGGAGTCGCGTGGGCGGGATAAGTCTTGGTTGCGAATTCCCCGTAATCATCGGGAAATAACCGCCTTCGAAGTCCGGCTAATTAAGCCTGGCGTTCTTCGATACGTGCAGCCTTACCGCGGAGGTCGCGCATGTAGTAAATGCGAGCCTGGTGAACCTTACCAGAGCGTTCGACAACGATGGAGTCGATGCGCGGGGAGTTGACCGGGAAGATACGTTCGACAGCGACTGCACCGGACATCTTGCGGACCGTGATGGACTTGCCGATGCCAGAGTTCTTCTGCTGAATAACGACGCCCTTGAACGGCTGGATACGTTCCTTGGTACCTTCGATAACCTTGACGTTAACGGTAACGGTATCGCCAGCACGGAATTCCGGAAGGTCGGTCTTCAAATTTTCGTTTTGGATTGCTTCAATGTTCAGGGACATAATGTGTACCTCGTTATTATTTGTCGCCAAATGTAGTATTTATTTCAAGATTTTTAAAGATGTCGGGGCGTCTTTCTTGCGTTCTTTTTAACGATTCTTGACGTCTCCACTCTGAAATGTTCTTGTGATGACCGGAAAGTAGCACCTCAGGCACCTTTTTTCCTTCGAATTCTTCGGGGCGGGTGTAGACAGGCCAGCCCAAAACGCCTTGCGCAAAAGAGTCCGTTTCACCGGATTCCTTGTGGCCCAGAGCCCCGTCTAGCAGTCGCACTACGGCGTCCGTGACGAGCATCGCCGGAAGTTCGCCTCCGCTTACGACGAAGTCCCCGATGGAAATTTCCATGTCGACCTCGGTCTGGCGGATGCGGTCATCGATTCCCTTGTAGTGTCCGCAGACAAGAACAAGGTGGTTTTCTTGAGAGAGTTCTTTGGCAATCTTGTGTGTGAAGGGGACGCCATCTGCCGTGAGGTAGATGACTTTTCCGCCATCTTCCTTGACTCCCGTGCTGCGAATGGCCTTCGCAAGCGGTTCGGGACGGAGTACCATGCCCGGTTCGCCACCGTACGGAACATCGTCCACCTGCCCGTAGGCGTTGATGGCGAAGTCTCGCAGATAGACTGTATTGAACTCAAACAAGCCTTTTGCCTGTGCGCGGCCCATGATTGAACTTTTCATCGGCGCGAACATTTCGGGGAAGATGGTGATGCAGTCGATCTTCATCGTTCCTCCGGGCAAACGGATTTTAAATAGTCGCTATCACAAACAATGAACTTTTCTTCGTCGTTGATTTCCTTGACGCAATCGTCAATCCAAGGGGCGAGGATGGACTTGCTGCTGAATTCAGATTGCACGGCAAGGTCGAACTTGATGAGGAACGCATCGACCGTCATCAGTTCTTGCACTTCGATGACTTCACCGACGTTGCGACCGTCTTCGGTGTGGACGCGGAAACCTTCCAGGTCGTCAAGATAGTATTCGCCTTCGGGGAGCGGGAGACGTTCGGATTCGGGAATCATGACGTCGCCATTGACGAGCGGGGAGAGTGCTTCTGGAGTGTCGAAACCCTTGAATTTCAAGAGCCAGAGGTTGTTTGCCTGCTTGGCATCTTCGAGGGTGAGTTCCAAAATTTCGCCATTCCTCTTTTGAACGCGCACGTCTTTAAGGCTCTTGCAGCGAGTCAGGTCGTGGGTCAGGGGCATCGCTTTGATGTAGCCTTTGACGCCATGCGCACGCATGAGCTGGCAGACGGTGATGTATTCTTGAGAGTCCATATTAGACGAGAGAGGAGAGACGAGAGAAAGTTATATTGTTATTAGTTGTTAGTCATTGGTCATTAGTTGAAGTTTGACACCTGCGGTGCGTTTTATAACTAAAAGCTAATGACTGTTGACTGCTGACTAGCAAGAAAAAAAAGTCCCGTGCGTGTGGCACGAGACTCTTTGTTAAAGGCGTAATTAAGCCTGTGCTTCTTCAGCGGCCGGAGCTTCAGCAGCTGCCTTGGCAGCCTTTTCAGCTTCGAGACGAGCCTGAGCCTTCGGGCTCAACTTGCGCTGCTTGGACTTGATTTCGCGAGCGACCGGAGCCTTGCCTTCGATGGAGCGGTTTGCCTTGAGGTCGTGGAACAAGTCAGAAATGCCAGTCTTCTTGAGGAGAGACTTGACAGTGTCAGACGGCTGTGCACCGACGGAGAGCCACTTGAGGACCTTTTCCTGTTCGAAGCGGATTTCCGGCTGCTTGAGGTTCGGGTTGAAGAAACCGACCTGTTCGATAAAGCTATCGTCGCGAGCCTTGCGGTTGTCGATGACGACGATGCGGTAGATCGGGTTGTGACGCTTGCCGAAGCGGGCGAGACGGATAACAGTTGCCATTTTATACCTCTTTATGGGGTTTTTCCCGAAATTTCGGGGTTTTAGTTCTTTTGATGCCAAATATAGCAAACTTGCTTTTGTGTGTAAAGGACGGCAATGAAAAAAAATCCGTCCTTTTCTTATAAATTAATTTGTTGAGCGGCGCGAAAATCTATAAAATTGCCGAAATTCATTCAAAAACGCCAAATTTGAGTCGACGGACTACCAATGTGTGATATACTTCAAACTTCTTACAATCTGTGGCTGAATTCCAGTTGTTTTTCGATTTTCTCCCCAAATAAAGAGTTATATTAAGTATGTATAATGATTTGAGGGGCCATTCTATGGATATGCAATTGACTTTTGAAGATGTTGCATCTGCACTTTCACTTGATTACGAGTGCGTATTCTTTGTCGATAACGAGACTAATCAGTATGCTATGTTTGCATTTCGAGGCAAGCATACCAAGCTAGAACTGACCGATACGCGAAATTTTTGGGCGGATACGAAGGTTAATATGGAAGCCGTCGTCTATCCCGAAGACAAACAGTCGTTCTCGGAGCATATCAACCGCGAAACGCTCTTGAAAGCGATTCAAGACGATAACGCTTTTAATTTCAAGTACCGTCTGCTGGTGGAAGGGGAACCCGTCTGGTTCCAGATGAAGGCTGTCCTTGGCCGTTCGCAGGGGCGGGAATATTTGATTATTGGTGTGACCAACATTGATAAGCAGGAACGTGAACGATTGGAATTGGAACAGAAGGCGTCCAAGAGCAAGGTTTACGGACAAATTGTGATGGCGCTTGCTGAGCGCTATGATGCCTTGTACATGGTGGATTTGGTGACAGACCATTTTGCACAGTACAAGAGCGAACGCTTGTTTTGTGAGTTGAGCATTACGGTTGAAGGCGATGACTTCTTCAATCAGCTGAAGAAGGATGCCATGCAGGTCATCTATAGTGAAGATATTCCTTTGATTACTGCCGCTTTAGAGCGAGAAGCTTTCTTGCGTGAACTCGATGAACATGGTGTGTTCTCAATGACGTACCGACTGAATAGCCCCAATGGTCCGATGTACGTGAATTTGGTGGCTGTCTATGCCGACAAGAATCATGTCGTTATCAGCGTGACCAACGTGGATGCGCAGGTGCGCCGTGAACAGAAAATCAGGGAAGAGGCGAGTGCCAATTATGAAAAGGCTTGCCACGATGATTTGACCGGCATCAGGAACAAGAACGCTTACAGTGAATTTGAAAAGAAATTGGATCAGCAAATCAAGTGCGGTAAGGATATTGAATTTGCGATTGCTCTTTGTGATGTGAACGGCCTCAAGACTGTAAACGATACGCAGGGACACAAGACGGGTGATATATACATTAGGGATGCGGCTAAGCTTATTTGCGAAACCTTTAAGCATAGCCCCGTATTCCGCGTGGGCGGTGATGAATTTGTTGTAGTTTTGCGTGGGTCTGATTTCACTAACCGCGAAGAGCTTTCACAGCAATTTTATGAAACCGTAAAGCGCAATGCCGAAGAAGACAAGGTTATTGTGGCTTGCGGCATTTCCGTGTACGACAAGGCTCACGACGAAAATACAGCCGCAGTCTTTGAACGCGCCGACGCCATGATGTACAGGAACAAGATGTCCCTCAAGGGTGGTCGCGACGAAATTATCAATACGATTATCAGAACCATCGGTGCGAGAATGAATATCTAGCGCCGAGCGTTCGATTATTTCTTCTTTTTCTTGTTCTTGTCTTTAGGCGGGGTGTAGTTCGAACCGATCGTACCGCCGTTGTTCTGGCGCTTGGCGAAATCGCCGACCTTCTTGAACATTTCCTTCATGCTTTCGTACTGCTTGAGGACTGCGTTCACGCGGGCGGCATCCGTGCCAGAACCCTTTGCGATACGGGCCTTGCGGCTACCGTCGATAATCTGCGGCTTCTTGCGTTCCTTCGGCGTCATGGAACTGAGCACTGCTTCCACATAGACCAACTGCTTTTCGTCAATCTGGTCGAGCGGGAGCTTGTTGAGTCCTGGGATGAGGCTCAAAATGTCCTT
The sequence above is a segment of the Fibrobacter sp. UBA4297 genome. Coding sequences within it:
- the rimM gene encoding ribosome maturation factor RimM (Essential for efficient processing of 16S rRNA) translates to MDSQEYITVCQLMRAHGVKGYIKAMPLTHDLTRCKSLKDVRVQKRNGEILELTLEDAKQANNLWLLKFKGFDTPEALSPLVNGDVMIPESERLPLPEGEYYLDDLEGFRVHTEDGRNVGEVIEVQELMTVDAFLIKFDLAVQSEFSSKSILAPWIDDCVKEINDEEKFIVCDSDYLKSVCPEER
- the trmD gene encoding tRNA (guanosine(37)-N1)-methyltransferase TrmD, yielding MKIDCITIFPEMFAPMKSSIMGRAQAKGLFEFNTVYLRDFAINAYGQVDDVPYGGEPGMVLRPEPLAKAIRSTGVKEDGGKVIYLTADGVPFTHKIAKELSQENHLVLVCGHYKGIDDRIRQTEVDMEISIGDFVVSGGELPAMLVTDAVVRLLDGALGHKESGETDSFAQGVLGWPVYTRPEEFEGKKVPEVLLSGHHKNISEWRRQESLKRTQERRPDIFKNLEINTTFGDK
- the rplS gene encoding 50S ribosomal protein L19, which codes for MSLNIEAIQNENLKTDLPEFRAGDTVTVNVKVIEGTKERIQPFKGVVIQQKNSGIGKSITVRKMSGAVAVERIFPVNSPRIDSIVVERSGKVHQARIYYMRDLRGKAARIEERQA
- a CDS encoding GGDEF domain-containing protein; its protein translation is MDMQLTFEDVASALSLDYECVFFVDNETNQYAMFAFRGKHTKLELTDTRNFWADTKVNMEAVVYPEDKQSFSEHINRETLLKAIQDDNAFNFKYRLLVEGEPVWFQMKAVLGRSQGREYLIIGVTNIDKQERERLELEQKASKSKVYGQIVMALAERYDALYMVDLVTDHFAQYKSERLFCELSITVEGDDFFNQLKKDAMQVIYSEDIPLITAALEREAFLRELDEHGVFSMTYRLNSPNGPMYVNLVAVYADKNHVVISVTNVDAQVRREQKIREEASANYEKACHDDLTGIRNKNAYSEFEKKLDQQIKCGKDIEFAIALCDVNGLKTVNDTQGHKTGDIYIRDAAKLICETFKHSPVFRVGGDEFVVVLRGSDFTNREELSQQFYETVKRNAEEDKVIVACGISVYDKAHDENTAAVFERADAMMYRNKMSLKGGRDEIINTIIRTIGARMNI
- the rpsP gene encoding 30S ribosomal protein S16; its protein translation is MATVIRLARFGKRHNPIYRIVVIDNRKARDDSFIEQVGFFNPNLKQPEIRFEQEKVLKWLSVGAQPSDTVKSLLKKTGISDLFHDLKANRSIEGKAPVAREIKSKQRKLSPKAQARLEAEKAAKAAAEAPAAEEAQA
- a CDS encoding Crp/Fnr family transcriptional regulator — translated: MITGNSQPRLIPPTRLRVKAGFVVSSPQDEDKKIILLNEGELVALDPKANNKVVFKIHPGNLVGVGALLEREPVRYIFQATTDSTITIINDECMESELKALPVWLLAAIKAISAKTRRINESIRAAKTENPLESLASFCKFYSKDEILQKQLLLQEFSWLTKTPFPAANEALKTLIRRKMLIQQANGSTLTIPDPRLLEIFADYLKTQELELPWLPFKLTLQQKRCLVWLSTLEPDTTIEGSAWMNLFKEHNLEVGVTDWLQMQQFEWFIEKENHLFSLNFDKVNYYLLALQYEPNLKGTVK